One genomic segment of Streptomyces sp. RerS4 includes these proteins:
- a CDS encoding IS5 family transposase (programmed frameshift), with translation MTDLVERLVPDELWVLFRRVVPPTEVIRPQGGGRRRAGDREALAAIVFVATSGCTWRQLPPVFGPSWQTVYRRFAQWSRARVWARLHRVILDELGARGELDWSRCAIDSVSVRAAKGPLTGPNPTDRGKLGSKIHLITDRNGLPLSLGISGANMHDSQGLEPLVRGIPPIRSHRGPRRRRPGKLHADKGYDYDHLRRWLRERGIRHRIARKGIESSQRLGRHRWVVERTVSWLAGCRRLHRRYERKPEHFLAFVGIAAARICHRRLTC, from the exons ATGACGGACCTGGTTGAGCGGCTGGTGCCGGACGAGTTATGGGTGTTGTTTCGGCGGGTGGTGCCACCGACTGAGGTGATACGTCCGCAGGGTGGGGGCCGGCGGCGTGCGGGCGACCGCGAGGCCTTGGCCGCGATCGTCTTCGTGGCCACCTCGGGCTGCACGTGGCGGCAGCTGCCACCAGTGTTCGGTCCGAGCTGGCAGACGGTCTACCGGAGATTCGCGCAGTGGAGCCGGGCCCGGGTCTGGGCGAGGCTCCACCGCGTCATCCTCGACGAGCTCGGAGCGAGAGGCGAGCTGGACTGGTCACGTTGCGCGATCGACTCCGTCAGCGTGCGGGCTGCAAAA GGGCCGCTGACCGGACCGAATCCGACCGATCGCGGCAAGCTGGGATCGAAGATCCACCTGATCACCGATCGGAACGGGCTGCCTTTGTCTCTAGGTATCTCCGGCGCCAACATGCACGACAGCCAGGGTCTGGAACCGCTCGTGCGTGGGATCCCGCCCATCCGGTCTCACCGAGGTCCGCGCCGCAGGCGGCCTGGAAAGCTCCACGCGGACAAGGGCTACGACTACGACCACCTGCGCCGATGGCTCCGCGAGCGCGGGATCCGGCACCGCATCGCCCGCAAGGGCATCGAGTCCTCACAAAGGCTCGGCCGCCATCGATGGGTTGTTGAGAGGACCGTGTCCTGGCTAGCTGGCTGCCGCCGCCTACACCGTCGCTACGAACGCAAGCCGGAACACTTTCTCGCCTTCGTCGGCATTGCCGCAGCC